From the genome of Spinacia oleracea cultivar Varoflay chromosome 2, BTI_SOV_V1, whole genome shotgun sequence, one region includes:
- the LOC110805217 gene encoding uncharacterized protein has translation MSFSSGRGSGLGSGRGGGRTPIQPPLTHHSTENLDDDDETQAPSSPETEWDVVTTQDVGEKSSISNELDPASLWFDDGKVTRAITDAFQQYFNFPWRNWTQTSQAAKDRWFNMFKVYNLSIQSKFTWKPELDKKVRKGFNRKGGKRLRDLHHWVTVVKNPIRPNWMSEDVHGKMLKFVKEDPKFKKKSAQAKKNKRGGSETNKVVPGHCQGSVSTNEYAKRMAAQNGGILPIAADLYLKTHSKEMAGKGKELCCDKSKDLMGAYDKKMAEYKEKGINKNPNEVYFDVVGGRKKGLIPGLGTGGDIFYKKPSSRADKSSSVYTPSLLSQLSTRMEQFQQLLVEQRVELERQRSEWEKERFEVEKVRQEESRKFNEYLVEMRKAMQDYSQMFSQCGGSFPFSQPHDPRDPSGGGTLGPCAG, from the exons ATGTCATTTTCTAGTGGTCGAGGAAGCGGTCTAGGAAGTGGTCGAGGAGGTGGTCGTACACCCATTCAACCACCCCTAACACATCATTCTACAGAAAATTTGGATGACGATGACGAGACCCAGGCACCGTCATCTCCAGAAACTGAATGGGATGTTGTAACGACACAAGATGTAGGTGAAAAGAGCTCTATAAGCAATGAGTTGGACCCCGCTTCACTTTG GTTTGATGATGGCAAGGTAACCCGAGCAATCACAGATGCATTTCAACAGTACTTCAATTTCCCGTGGAGAAATTGGACGCAAACAAGCCAAGCAGCGAAAGATCGGTGGTTCAATATGTTTAAGGTTTATAATTTATCTATTCAG AGTAAGTTTACATGGAAGCCAGAGTTGGACAAAAAAGTAAGAAAGGGTTTTAATAGAAAAGGAGGTAAAAGACTCAGGGACTTGCATCATTGGGTGACGGTAGTGAAGAATCCCATTAGACCTAACTGGATGTCTGAAGATGTGCACGGGAAGATGCTGAAATTCGTTAAAGAAGATCCTAAATTCAAGAAGAAATCAGCACAAGCAAAGAAGAACAAAAGAGGAGGCTCGGAGACTAACAAAGTGGTACCTGGACATTGCCAAGGGTCAGTTTCTACAAATGAATATGCAAAACGAATG GCTGCACAAAATGGCGGAATCTTACCAATAGCTGCTGATTTGTACTTGAAGACGCACTCAAAGGAAATGGCGGGTAAGGGCAAAGAACTTTGTTGTGACAAATCAAAAGATCTCATG GGTGCTTATGATAAGAAGATGGCTGAATATAAGGAGAAAGGAATCAACAAGAATCCCAATGAGGTGTACTTTGATGTTGTTGGCGGGAGGAAGAAGGGATTAATTCCTGGTTTGGGTACTGGTGGTGATATATTCTACAAAAAACCATCAAGTCGTGCTGACAAGTCTTCTAGTGTCTACACACCTTCACTTCTTTCACAACTTTCAACACGGATGGAGCAATTTCAACAACTACTGGTAGAGCAACGAGTAGAATTAGAGAGGCAGAGAAGTGAGTGGGAGAAAGAACGCTTTGAGGTGGAAAAAGTGAGACAAGAGGAATCGAGAAAGTTCAATGAATACCTTGTTGAGATGCGCAAGGCAATGCAAGATTATTCTCAGATGTTTTCTCAATGTGGAGGTTCGTTCCCTTTCTCTCAACCCCATGACCCACGAGACCCGTCTGGTGGAGGAACTCTAGGACCGTGTGCTGGTTAG
- the LOC110805228 gene encoding probable pre-mRNA-splicing factor ATP-dependent RNA helicase DEAH5 — MAAVEESKGDGLKKLEYLSLVSKVCSELETHVGVGDKVLAEFITDLGHKCETVDEFDADLKKNGAEMPDYFVKTLLTIIHAILPPKPKNEGGDGNNGSNFAGLSIADGKARVKELEREIAAEAEERRRKEEKNGGDEGGPSRDRRGKDRDRDRGRDRDREGGRDRHRDREGGRDGDRHRDREGGRDGDRDREGDAGRRGRYDNSDRYRERDDDRYDDRRVKEDRVVEDRRRRDRYEDGDDVEEEVRRGGDNYQKRNEKQQQSDEIELLTRVYKGKVSKVMSMGCFVQLQDFRGKEGLVHVSEIANRRIADPKDVVKRGQDVYVKVISVSGQKLSFSMKDVDQDSGKDLLPLKKKKSSQDDTTLRVNPSSGGIGTTTRIGFSGIPIVEETVSSSSRRPLKRMSSPEKWETKQLIASGVLSVKEFPSFDDEGDGMLYQEEGAEEELEVELNEDEPAFLQGQTRYSADMSPVKIFKNPEGSLSRAAALQSALIKERREVREQQQRTMLDSIPKDLNRPWEDPMPETGERHLAQELRGVGLSAYDMPEWKKEAIGKTVGFGQKSKLSIQEQRKSLPIYKLKKELIQAVHDNQVLVVIGETGSGKTTQVTQYLAEAGYTTKGKIGCTQPRRVAAMSVAKRVAEEFGCRLGEEVGYAIRFEDCTGPDTVIKYMTDGMLLREILIDENLSQYSVVMLDEAHERTIHTDVLFGLLKQLINRRPDLRLIVTSATLDAEKFSGYFFNCNIFTIPGRTFPVEILYTKQPETDYLDAALITVLQIHLTEPEGDVLLFLTGQEEIDFACQCLFDRMKALGKNVPELIILPVYSALPSEMQSRIFDPAPPGKRKVVVATNIAEASLTIDGIFYVIDPGFAKQNVYNPKQGLDSLIITPISQASAKQRAGRAGRTGPGKCYRLYTESAYRNEMSPTSIPEIQRINLGMTTLTMKAMGINDLLCFDFMDPPSPQALISAMEQLYSLGALDEEGLLTKLGRKMAEFPMEPPLSKMLLASVDLGCSDEILTIIAMITTGNVFYRPREKQAQADQKRAKFFQPEGDHLTLLAVYEAWKAKNFSGPWCFENFIQSRSLRRAQDVRKQLLSIMDKYKLDVVSAGKNFTKIRKAIAAGFFFHAARKDPQEGYRTLVENQPVYIHPSSALFQRQPDWVIYHELVMTTKEYMREVTVVDPKWLVELAPRFFKVSDPTKMSKRKRQERIEPLYDRYHEPNSWRLSKRRA; from the exons ATGGCGGCAGTTGAGGAAAGCAAAGGCGACGGACTGAAGAAATTGGAATATCTCTCCCTCGTTTCAAAGGTATGCTCCGAACTTGAAACTCATGTCGGAGTCGGCGACAAAGTTCTCGCCGAATTCATCACTGACCTCGGCCATAAGTGCGAGACAGTCGATGAATTCGATGCCGATTTGAAGAAAAACGGTGCTGAAATGCCTGATTACTTTGTTAAAACTTTGTTGACAATTATTCATGCTATTTTACCCCCGAAACCTAAAAACGAGGGTGGTGATGGGAATAATGGTTCCAATTTTGCCGGGTTGTCGATTGCTGATGGGAAAGCTAGGGTTAAGGAGTTGGAGAGAGAGATTGCGGCGGAGGCAGAGGAACGGCGGAGGAAGGAGGAGAAAAACGGGGGCGATGAGGGTGGTCCGAGTCGGGATCGCCGCGGTAAGGATAGAGACAGGGATAGGGGTAGGGATAGGGATAGAGAGGGCGGCAGGGATAGGCATAGGGATAGAGAGGGTGGGAGGGATGGGGATAGGCATAGGGATAGAGAGGGTGGTAGGGATGGGGATAGGGATAGAGAGGGAGATGCAGGTAGAAGAGGAAGGTATGATAACTCTGATAGGTATAGAGAAAGAGATGATGATCGGTATGATGACCGAAGAGTGAAGGAAGATCGTGTGGTGGAGGATCGACGAAGGAGGGATAGGTATGAAGATGGtgatgatgttgaggaggaggTTAGAAGGGGAGGTGATAATTACCAGAAGAGGAATGAGAAGCAGCAGCAATCTGATGAAATTGAGTTGTTGACTAGGGTTTACAAGGGAAAAGTTTCGAAAGTTATGTCGATGGGTTGTTTTGTTCAATTACAAGATTTTAGGGGAAAGGAAGGGTTGGTTCATGTTTCTGAGATTGCAAATAGGCGAATTGCGGATCCTAAAGATGTTGTGAAGAGGGGTCAAGATGTTTATGTGAAGGTGATATCAGTATCGGGGCAGAAGTTgagtttctcaatgaaggatgTGGATCAAGATAGTGGAAAGGATTTGCTCccattgaagaagaagaaaagttcACAGGATGATACTACTTTAAGGGTAAATCCGAGTAGTGGTGGTATTGGAACAACCACTAGGATTGGTTTTTCGGGGATTCCAATAGTGGAGGAGACTGTGTCTAGTTCTTCACGTCGCCCATTGAAGCGTATGAGTTCGCCAGAAAAGTGGGAGACGAAGCAGCTGATTGCGTCAGGGGTTCTTAGTGTGAAGGAGTTTCCCAGCTTTGATGATGAAGGTGATGGGATGCTTTATCAAGAAGAAGGTGCAGAGGAAGAGCTTGAGGTAGAATTAAATGAAGATGAACCTGCTTTTCTACAGGGGCAGACACGATACTCTGCTGACATGTCACCTGTTAAGATCTTTAAGAATCCAGAGGGCTCCTTGAGTCGTGCAGCCGCTCTCCAGTCTGCTCTTATAAAGGAAAGAAGAGAAGTTCGAGAGCAACAACAGAGGACAATGCTTGATTCGATTCCAAAGGATCTTAATCGTCCTTGGGAAGATCCAATGCCGGAGACTGGGGAGAGACATCTTGCACAGGAATTGAGAGGTGTTGGCTTATCAGCATATGACATGCCAGAATGGAAGAAGGAAGCTATTGGTAAGACTGTTGGATTTGGTCAGAAATCTAAGCTGTCAATCCAGGAGCAAAGGAAGAGTTTGCCCATCTACAAATTAAAGAAGGAGCTGATTCAGGCTGTGCATGATAATCAGGTTCTGGTTGTGATTGGTGAGACTGGATCTGGAAAAACAACCCAAGTAACTCAGTATCTTGCAGAGGCAGGTTACACCACTAAAGGAAAAATTGGGTGTACCCAGCCTCGTAGAGTGGCTGCAATGTCTGTGGCCAAGAGGGTTGCTGAGGAATTCGGTTGTCGATTAGGGGAGGAAGTTGGATATGCTATCCGTTTTGAAGATTGTACTGGTCCTGATACTGTGATTAAATATATGACAGATGGTATGCTTCTTAGGGAGATTCTGATTGATGAGAATCTTAGTCAATATTCAGTTGTCATGCTTGATGAAGCACACGAGAGAACAATACATACAGATGTCCTTTTTGGGTTGCTGAAACAGCTCATTAATCGGAGGCCCGATCTTCGTTTGATTGTCACTTCTGCTACACTGGATGCGGAGAAATTTTCGGGGTATTTCTTTAACTGTAATATCTTCACGATTCCTGGCAGAACCTTTCCTGTGGAGATATTGTATACCAAGCAACCTGAGACTGATTACTTAGATGCTGCTTTAATCACGGTGCTACAGATTCACTTGACAGAACCGGAAGGTGATGTTCTCCTTTTCTTGACTGGACAGGAGGAAATTGATTTCGCGTGCCAGTGTCTCTTTGATAGAATGAAAGCCCTTGGCAAAAATGTTCCTGAACTGATAATTCTCCCAGTTTACAGTGCCCTTCCTAGTGAAATGCAATCTAGGATCTTTGACCCTGCTCCTCCTGGAAAGAGAAAAGTAGTTGTGGCTACGAATATTGCTGAAGCTTCTTTGACCATTGATGGTATATTTTATGTGATTGACCCTGGATTTGCAAAGCAAAATGTGTATAATCCAAAACAAGGGCTTGATTCTCTAATTATAACCCCAATTTCACAAGCATCAGCCAAGCAGCGAGCAGGTCGTGCTGGGCGTACTGGGCCTGGAAAATGCTACCGTCTTTATACAGAGAGCGCATATCGGAATGAAATGTCTCCCACCTCAATTCCGGAGATTCAGAGAATTAATCTTGGGATGACTACATTGACTATGAAAGCTATGGGAATTAATGATCTGCTGTGCTTTGATTTTATGGATCCACCTTCTCCGCAAGCTCTGATTTCTGCCATGGAGCAACTGTATAGTCTGGGAGCTTTGGATGAGGAGGGCCTTCTGACCAAATTGGGTAGGAAGATGGCAGAGTTCCCCATGGAACCACCATTGTCTAAGATGCTTTTGGCCAGTGTGGACCTTGGGTGCAGTGATGAGATTTTGACTATAATTGCAATGATTACAACTGGCAATGTATTCTACAGACCTAGGGAGAAACAAGCACAGGCAGATCAGAAGAGGGCTAAGTTTTTCCAGCCCGAGGGTGATCATTTGACGCTGCTTGCTGTCTATGAGGCCTGGAAAGCTAAAAACTTTTCTGGACCATGGTGCTTTGAAAATTTTATCCAGTCTCGTTCTTTGCGGAGGGCACAAGACGTCAGGAAACAACTTCTCAGTATTATGGACAA GTATAAATTGGATGTTGTGAGTGCTGGGAAGAACTTCACCAAAATAAGGAAAGCAATAGCTGCTGGATTTTTCTTTCATGCAGCCAGGAAAGATCCGCAAGAAGGTTATAGAACCCTGGTTGAAAATCAGCCTGTTTACATCCACCCTAGCAGTGCATTATTTCAGAGACAACCAGATTGGGTGATTTACCATGAATTGGTTATGACCACAAAAGAGTATATGAGAGAGGTGACTGTTGTAGATCCAAAGTGGCTTGTTGAATTGGCTCCTAGATTCTTCAAAGTGTCAGATCCCACAAAAATGAGCAAGCGGAAGCGGCAAGAACGTATTGAGCCACTTTATGACAGATATCATGAGCCTAACTCTTGGCGTTTGAGCAAAAGACGTGCTTAA